The Bicyclus anynana chromosome 4, ilBicAnyn1.1, whole genome shotgun sequence DNA window TGATCACAACAATCACAGATAATAACTAGTCCCATTCTCCATCGCTCGTCGAATCTTCGGTGCTGTCTTCCGAGTCGGAGGAGTGTATCGCTCGCTTGCGTTCCTCGAGAGCCCTGGCGAGGGCGCCCGCGAGGCCGCTTGGCTCGGAACCACTGCTGGATTTCTCGTTTTCTGTCTTGCTGTCCGACCGACGTACCTGGATAAGGAGTAAGAAGTTACCAATATTAATACCGATTGTAGAGTCTGTACAAATAGATGAACGTTTAAAAAGTGCCTAACCTACAAACCGAATGTTATTACTAAttcatgctaatttattttatttgttcatttttgttaagatatattttgtttattttatttagggaaTGTCATATGTAGGCGAGCTTTAACCTTCTAATATCCATCGGGACTCTGAGGGCAGTAGCAAGTTTGTTTTCATTGACTTTAAAGTGATTTCAAACCtggtaattttttgtttgaatgtggTACAAGTATACAAATGAAAAACTTTTACATTGGTAGGATTTTTTATTGGTAGGATTGGTaggatttaacaaaataataaataataataattaattggtgATAAGTGACTTACAGCTTTCAAGTTAAATCCTTGTCGTATTTCACTCATCAGATTGCTTCTGCTGTCATCGTTTAGTGAGGTTTTTGAGCCCACTTCCACATGCTGGAATGTTAAATAACACATTtagagataataattaaatatgataataataccGGGGTACCggtcggttggcgggaacgacttgcgatataagcgTGCGGTCGGCTTCAATAtgcgtggcgttcgagccgtccacatttcttgttgtgtaattctttatgggttacttgggatacgCGGAGatagtgacttgagtggaaaagagaaatgtttgttaactgtgaaaggatcctttaaccctatacacaacgttcacaagtgcgtgactccactcaaggtcattctctcccatgctagggtcttattttggtcacagtttgatttgttaattaagttgtcctgacaaataatGTTATGTACATAACCTTTCTTCGACCTTTCATCCTAATTGTTCATCTAGATTGGCcaggggttttttttttttaaacatacagtttatttataaaatatactttttgtttattgtacATTAGTTATTGAAATGAGAATGCCTAATTGACTCTGACGAGACTTTTAACAGCTCTCCAGCACAAGTTCCAAATAAATACTTCAATCGTAGTGTTTGTTTGGAATTCACCTCTGTACCTCActgtctaacatgatactatagaaagagaaagatagaggcgAATTTAAACATTGTTACATAATAGCACTCCAAAACTCGCGTATTGTAATATCGGCAAGTAGGAATCATTGTTTAATCGAGAACTTTAAAAAGTTCGGAGCATAAACAGAAAGGGGAATTGTTTGCGAACAGATAGTTCCAAGAAGTGAATTAAACAAGATTTGTTTACGTTTAATTTCGATGGCACAATGACGAGCAaggttatttgtaaaattaccTTCAAGTTCTTGTTTCCTCCGCGGATGCTCTCCATGAGCGCGCTGCGAGCGTCCTGCGGCACGGCGGTGTCGGCGGGCATGGGCGGCGCGGGGGGCGGCGGGGGCGCGCACGGCGCCAGcgggggcggcggcggcgggggcggcggcgcggacgatggcggcggcggcgggggcaCCGAGGGCGGTGCACTTGCAGGAGCTGGACATTGTAATCACAGACCATAGAAAATGGCAAAGGGGGCCCCGTATGTTTATATTGTAAGAAAATAGTCTTTAATAACGGCTACATAGAGTAAACACTAGTTAGTACTATAGCACTAGTCATGTCGTTAGACTCGTTTTAGATACATAACTTAATCAAAACATAGTTAGCTGGATCAAACAGaggagttattttttattattcagaaGGCGAAATGAACTAAAGATAGAAAAGAGAGGTTTGGTTCTTAAATCAAAAGAGCAATCTTTCTCAAACGTCACGCGAAGTGCGCCAATAGTTTCAGTTACACAAGGCGGCTGTTGTACTCGTGTATACGTACGTTGATGTGGTCTCGGCGGCGGCGGGTTGCGCGGCGTGTGCAGCGTGACGGGCGGCGGCGGGGGAGGGGGCAcggcgcgcgcgggcggcggcgggggaGCGCGGGACGCTGCGGGAAGTTAACATATTTCATATAATACCAGTTCACGCGAACACGCAGGTAATCTGACTTATTTTCTTAATCCCTATATTATTTGCATCCAACTTACGTGGTGCGGGGGGGTGCGGCGCGCGGGAGGGCACGGGCGGCGCGGGAGGCGGCGGCGGCATGGCACCTCGGGGCGATTCTGAAATTTGTACACATAAGTAATAaacaattgatttttttcaattctgcCGCTTACGTAATGCAAGTGCAAGCAAGGCAATGTTAATAAGGCAAGCGACGTCTTAGAGCAGGCACAGAGGGAACCTATTTTCCAAAATAAGTTTCTTAACAACCACTCCTCGCTAACCTGGGCACGGCACTAGACACTGCAAGTACAACTGTACCCTGGGCACGGCACCAGACTCTCACCGTTAGCCTTGGGCGCGTCGTGCAGCTCCTCCTTGACGGCGTCCATGCCGCCGTTCTTGTTGATGAAGTCGTAGATGAACTGACGCGTGGCGTGATCCTTGAGCTGCACCTCCGTGATGCCCGCCTTGCTGAAGAACGAGCGCATCTCCTCCTCGGGCAGGTCCACGTCGAAGCCTGGCAGAccacaaatatattaaaaacttttttggcGTATCAAGAGTTCGCACAGACAAACTTTTCAGGTAATTTTGAGTGCTGCAATCTgcgttaattttgttatttggaTTACAGAACGAAAGATTGGTAAAACGAAACTCTTCCTATCTGCGCAGGCTTTAACTTTTTTATGAGTTATGATCTACAGTTCGTTACATGTAGAATCGTGCACGTGACAGTTTGtatcactcttgaaagtttgtcgcgattcactaTAGTAGATTATTAACAGGCGActgactgtcaccgtacccaattacccatgctatctgaaaaacactttagggtATGGTACAATGTCGCGTTGAAACCAATTATGagcataaaacatttttaaaattaccttGATACCATCTTGGACTGCAAGTTAGGGAAAACCCTTTACCAACACACAGTGCGCCAGAGTCTCACTTAATTTAACAAACTGTTGGATTCTTTAGCTAATGGAGTGATGATTTTTTAGGTatgtagataaaaataaataattttaactgtaaCTGTATTCCCCGTATTTATCATCCTCAATttctaaattgttttaaaagaaGTTTAATATTCGAATCCGAAAATCTTAAAAGTGTGAATAAAGAACTATCATTAAGTTCTTCTACTGCAAAACTTTGATGAGCTTACCTTTATTCTCGTCCCACCCCACATGGGACACATGCTTGAAGTCTAACGGCATGCCGATGTCAGCTTTCGTCAGTTTACGCGCCTTCGGCTTCTTGCTCGAACTCTTCAGTGTGTAATCTGTAAGAAAATCCGAATATAGTTTAGGTATTATGGTAAGGAGTAGAGTAGAGGCGTAGTTCACTGACAATATGACTTTTAAAGTGCCATGTATCCGGTCGGCGGTAAAGGCGGCGTGAAACCATTGAGGCGGGGCGTGTTGGACACGCTGGAGTTGCGATTGTGTGTAGGGTTGTCACTCACTGGACAGGGTGTTGGTCTTGTTGGCGAGCGCTGGCGGCGCGGGTGCAGGCGcaggcgcggcgggcggcggcggcggcggcgtgaCGCCATTGAGGCGCGGCGTGCTGGATACGCTGGAGCTGTGGGACGACACGCTGTTGGCGCGTGCCGACAGCATTGAGCGCTGTCTCCTCTCTGTTGGATGGAAACCTCTTTTATGTAAATCGGTAACAAGTTGACTTAGAATACGGGTCACgagaaaattataaatgcatGTCTAACTAACAATATGTCAATATgtcaacaatggggatgatgactaggtttgaatatattgatttttatgatacattcgggtaaatagggtcaatgttaactaatttatacataaaaaacaaagattgtttggatatttgcaaaataaatgagattataaaatttcaaaatctattaaaaatattttatcgtaattagatgaaaattcatacagttttagcttccttacattaaatgtgacattttttaatatatgaactataagcataaacgcacaaataacaaagataatggtaattttgtttgaacgcgcatacaaatctaacgatcattacattgcctatgacgtcattagttagagccattttgtatggggcgtttttcagggatccgcgccagcgccgcaaatctgactctttaaatccctgtagctccgaaagtaatgatcgcagataccttgttccttttacaaaattgctttactattagtatactcttaatctatatacaatttaaaaaactgtcatcatccctattgtcttaTATCGCTGTGTTTCAATTTTGCCTATTGGTCGCCTCTCTCGTCACGAGATATGTTTTGACGCATGCTAGGCGTGCAGGTAGTTTAACAACTTAAATGAAGATGTAGTCTTTTTACCATTCCGGTGTTTAACCATTAGTGATGTGACACCGCTGTGGCAactcgttctatcgcccgctgtgtgattctgagccttcttgTGAGGCCCATAGTAAGCGACTAAACCTCGGagccataggtcatcactggcaacacgcactgttcgaagacttttgtcttcaggcactgaggaatttcagacgacaagatatcgcgaagtttcccgaatgcggcCCGGCCGAGTTGAATTCTGCTATGgatagcgggcgatggaacgagctactCGTATGCTCGGAGATCGATattatcgaatcagaaatgaggagatccgcagaagaacaagtcaccgacatcaagtctattattagtcgTATCTTAATAGAATTCCTTATCGGTAGCCCagattcctagggtgggcacaggtccactCTATAATTATCCAAGTACCTATATGGTTCTCATTGCAATGATTATAATCTATCATAGGTTGTCTCGTAACTGgaataaatgtttctttttgtaaaatgatgtcAGCATACAAAGTCAGAAACTTAACACATGTACctattataatgtatgtaaattatataaatttatatgtagACGAGGTTCGACACCATAATTTGGTACTAACGCCACGTCGTAAAATCGACCCGATTTCACACCGTTTGATGACATAACAAGAAAAACATCTGTGGATGTCGTTTGTTTATATATTCGAGTACACACGTTTCGTATTATCCGCGCTAAGCGATCATTATCTTAATGCATAAACATGAGATGAAATCATTGCCCATTCAGATCAATAGAATAGGGAGAAGTTGTGTTTTCAGAGCGAATGTTGCATAACATGGGAGCAGAAGATATAGCGGCTATCATTTCAAAGCCATAACAGTTACAATAAGTAactccagcaggctaattcactatctttgactttgacgtatgttagttgacatatacgaaattgagattctatgtaacaaatgtcatccggtgtctactggtggataacatacagtaggtagatgatatttctcaacagattttatgtttattttaataggttgataataaagaccacaatagtgaataggccagcagggcCTCAAGCTATgttacatttatatactcagaggcacaattatccgttcactttaatatgacgagagtatattaaagtgggcggataattgtgcctctgagtatattatcaAACATGGCTTGATGCCTTGCTGgcctataaaattaaaaaccgtatgggaatgacaaatctAATTACCAGGTTGATCATCTAACCTATTCAACTGCTGAATGTATCTGGATAAATTGagcaaataaatagatataggtatgatatagaaaagaaataaatattttgataatttccGGTACAATCCGACAAATCTGTTACCGCTCAGATAGGTTCAAAACCGTCAAGCTAATAAAACGTTATGTATATTAGCAGTGTAGCATTCTCAGGACACGTGAAATTTTGCATACACTTTGTCGGGAATATTAAAAAGTCTGAGATACTTTTCATCCAGAAATAACGAATGACACAAAATCGCTTGAAAAGAAATTCTAATCAAAGTGAAGTCAGATCTTGCGAttgtaaattttacaataaagataGAGGGTTTTCCGTGAAGCCAATATTATCGATGTAACTTTATTTCTCCAATGAAGATAAGGAATATTGAACGTTATCACAACTGTCGACCGATGCTATCTGCGGAAAAGAATCTCCACTAGACCTCAGATGATTATACAATACTTTCACTCTCGCCCGCCATTTCTCGATTTACGTAATAATCTATTACTGCTTTTGTTATTCCAGTTAGCTGTAGATTGATTCCCAATACAGCCTTGTCTGATAATAATCAGTGGCCTAGCGGGCCTTGGATCATAATTAGTTGGGGTAAACCGAAAAGGGTAAaattttctcacaaaagaatCATTTCAGAGAAAGATATTCAGCTCGCAACAGttcaaattaaagtaaatatactTACTTTTCTTGCATTTATTTTCAgcaaattgatttattaaatcaaatataagTAAGTAGCTGAAGAATTTTCAGTTTTTCTATAATTTCTGCTTCTACGAGTATATCTAGACAATAGTGATAAGTCTGATAATAGCTGTTCCTGTCCCATCGAAGTCCTTAAAGGCCTTTGTAACCCGGGGGTATTATTGATAggttgatacggcggtagctatgcTCCTGCTTGTCTTTAAATTTTTTGCAAACTGTGATATTTCACCTTTATACCGAATCAATAATATTGTGACATCTTGATCCTATTCTGCAGAATTATTGAGTGCTGCCAAGTAAACACACaaagtccaaaaaaaaaatactgcttcAGAAGCGCTCTATAATAATCGAAGGCAATTACGTTTATCAAGAAACATTTCTCATTCAGAGACAGTAGATTACCGTTAGTTTTCTAATAGAATATTTATGATGTCTGGTTAAAACTGGTCTCTGATTTGTTATCCTAAAATTAGATAAACTGATAAAATTAATGTGACTTTTAtctttgataataaaattactgTAGATCTTCATTGTACCTATACAGCCAAGAGCCGCGTCCAAGTCAGACCCTGCGTTTGGAAGCTACGGTGCCACATACGagacacacaaacaaacagatacatGTGGTAAAGTTATAAATCCCCCTTTTTGGGGTTAAAAATCTGTAGCGGATTATTATCCAAGTACTTACTTGGATGAGGTACATGTAAGCAagtaagtccgcttccatcttagtctgcGTTGTCACCAAACATCAGGTGAAGCGACAGTCGAGGGGTaaattgtcattaaataaaaaaaaatccggaaTGAAATCGTCCAAGTGTGAATGACCGAATGTCTGTCGGCTGTCTGGACGTAACGGAGCGTACCATACGTGTTCCGATACGCATTAGATCGATTATGTTTACGAACCTTCTCGTCTCTGTTTCCGCAACTTAATTTTCTCGTTGAGAGTGTCTCTGAGCACTTTCGCTTCATCTTCGTTAGCGAAGTTGAACGCGGTCATGTAATCCtgcaaattattaaatataaattcaatactacctactactactactacccgtaatttttataaagataggttaggtataatttttgtCCAAAGAACAAAAAATCTTAGTACGTATAGGTCGCGCCAAATTTCGACTCCGCTTTGATATTGCAACATGCCGATCTGCGAGCTATTAAAAACCCGACTGCGATGTTTTAGTTTACTGCACAACCACACGCCTTGTGTTCAGAACGGACTCGAAGTTTAGGTGGTATCAAACTtcgagttaaaaataaaaatatgataaaagtttttttagacaaggacataaaatattaatatttctgacattatttaatttgttttatttaaataaatgtaatttaaaattttcttgcACGCATATTAGGCAGATTATGTATGAGCCACACCAAAATGTAATCTAAGTAATATCTGTTCcaccacattctggcaataaatgaatttcaatACGCACCTCAGCTTCAAAAGTGTGTAAATACGGCCGGGGGCTCTTATACTCAATTTGTAAATACACCTCATGCTCCCATATCATGGTCTTCCGATAGAGGCAGTATATCCGGAAGAAGTACGATCTTTTGCTGTTGTCTTTGATAAGGCAGAGCACTCCCGTGTCCTTTTTCTTCCATTCTGAATGTCCCGGACCCTCGGTTGTGAACAGTTGAACTACTGCTGTGG harbors:
- the LOC112058223 gene encoding actin nucleation-promoting factor WASL isoform X1 — its product is MPRGENRPSVLLSRDENDQVFSLIGPKCQSLATAVVQLFTTEGPGHSEWKKKDTGVLCLIKDNSKRSYFFRIYCLYRKTMIWEHEVYLQIEYKSPRPYLHTFEAEDYMTAFNFANEDEAKVLRDTLNEKIKLRKQRREERRQRSMLSARANSVSSHSSSVSSTPRLNGVTPPPPPPAAPAPAPAPPALANKTNTLSNYTLKSSSKKPKARKLTKADIGMPLDFKHVSHVGWDENKGFDVDLPEEEMRSFFSKAGITEVQLKDHATRQFIYDFINKNGGMDAVKEELHDAPKANESPRGAMPPPPPAPPVPSRAPHPPAPPSRAPPPPPARAVPPPPPPPVTLHTPRNPPPPRPHQPPASAPPSVPPPPPPSSAPPPPPPPPPLAPCAPPPPPAPPMPADTAVPQDARSALMESIRGGNKNLKHVEVGSKTSLNDDSRSNLMSEIRQGFNLKAVRRSDSKTENEKSSSGSEPSGLAGALARALEERKRAIHSSDSEDSTEDSTSDGEWD
- the LOC112058223 gene encoding actin nucleation-promoting factor WASL isoform X2; this encodes MIWEHEVYLQIEYKSPRPYLHTFEAEDYMTAFNFANEDEAKVLRDTLNEKIKLRKQRREERRQRSMLSARANSVSSHSSSVSSTPRLNGVTPPPPPPAAPAPAPAPPALANKTNTLSNYTLKSSSKKPKARKLTKADIGMPLDFKHVSHVGWDENKGFDVDLPEEEMRSFFSKAGITEVQLKDHATRQFIYDFINKNGGMDAVKEELHDAPKANESPRGAMPPPPPAPPVPSRAPHPPAPPSRAPPPPPARAVPPPPPPPVTLHTPRNPPPPRPHQPPASAPPSVPPPPPPSSAPPPPPPPPPLAPCAPPPPPAPPMPADTAVPQDARSALMESIRGGNKNLKHVEVGSKTSLNDDSRSNLMSEIRQGFNLKAVRRSDSKTENEKSSSGSEPSGLAGALARALEERKRAIHSSDSEDSTEDSTSDGEWD